The Populus trichocarpa isolate Nisqually-1 chromosome 18, P.trichocarpa_v4.1, whole genome shotgun sequence genomic interval ttgtttgacttatttaagaaataaaaccattaaaaaccAACTATTATTCCTGCATACATCACATTGTTACACAACTATTTGTAGATACACATGAAGCCATAGCTAACTTGGAGATAGAAAGCACACCCTAGCAAGTGCGTGTTCTTTTCCAGCAATCCAAACACCAGTTTATGACCATTGCACATCCTCCCAGTCAAGATTCTCCTCCAACACCTGTTCAAAATCACAGATGTTGCAGTCAGCCTAGAAGGGggaaaaaaactgaagaaaaacgTAGCTACAAGCTGACAATACGAGTTTCTTCTGCAGTCTCCTTATTTGGCTTCGTGAAAATATGCCAAACTTTAACATCTAAATATGAAGAGATGTTTcaaggaaagaaattgaaatgaagtACCTCAACATGTTCCAATGGGATCCCAACTGACTGCATGACCTTCTGTGGTTGTGGTTTCTTACAGCGTGACCACCGGAATACATCAAAAAGAACATTATCACAGTCCTGCTTCTCACCGTTTGAGGAATGTGGGTGGTGACTGTGGAACTTATCTGTCTCTTCATGCACCTGAGTGAGAAGCCTGTGTCACTTTCCCATTTTCTCTCCTGTAAAACAGAGCTCGTATCTTCacataagaaatcaaaaattCAGAATCAGAACATCACTAAGAATTCACCAGATGAACTTCATGATTTCAATACCTCAgacttgaacaaaaaaaatgcccgtttactaaatattttacatatatataaaaatataattttgttttctatgcatgagcaaacaagaaaacaaataatgcCTGAAATTACAGAAGTCATCATCAAGAAATTCTGTGGCAACTTATAGCAAGTTatagaaataaatgaaaatcataCAATACAGAAGCTAAAGCAATTTTACTATTAAGACAAAAAAGCAAGTtatagaaagaaatgaaaaccaTACAATACTGAAGCTAAAGCAATTTTACTATAAGACAATAAAATGTGCCTCCAAAACCTACGTGCAGTATCAAGTTAGAAAGcacaaaggagaaaaaaaagagggataCCTGCATGAATGTGTTTCTAAATATAGAACTTCCCCCTTCTTCAAACGTGTACAAGTATAGAGAGGCTTTTTCAGACCCTTGTCAGCAACAATACTAATGCTGTATTTTATCCTGATACATTATGCAGGCATCAAAATTGAAACATTAATCATTTTACTAACATAGAAGTCCAGAAATATGAGTTAATGGACAACAGCAGCGACAAGAAAATTGGAAAAGTGCAAACACCTTGCAAGGCAATGAAAATTAGTGCCCTCATAGatgaacaaaaaagataaacacTTAATGAACTATGTCATGGGAACATTCTAAACTCCAGTAAACTGTGTAATGGAAACATTCCAAACTTCAGATAAGCATGTCTATTGGTTGGAAATTGTGGAGAGTTTATCGAATGAAATGTTAGAACAACTATAATAGATCTGGGGTGGTTAGGGCACGTGTAGTAAACTAATGTTACTACAGATGTAGAAATAGAGGATATCTGTAAAGTGTTGCtaagcaaaaaaacataaaaagccTTTACAAACTTGGTAGCTATTAGTTTTGATAGACCAGAAAAATCCCATATAGAAAATAagaaccggaaaaaaaccgagccgaacgagaaaaaaactgagccaaaccgatCAAAACCgagcaaaaccaaaaaaacctaaaaaaccaaaaaaaccgagccaaaccggaaaaaccgtaTCAAACtagtttgaactggtttt includes:
- the LOC112325464 gene encoding uncharacterized protein LOC112325464 isoform X1: MQERKWESDTGFSLRCMKRQISSTVTTHIPQTVRSRTVIMFFLMYSGGHAVRNHNHRRSCSQLGSHWNMLRCWRRILTGRMCNGHKLVFGLLEKNTHLLGCAFYLQVSYGFMCIYK
- the LOC112325464 gene encoding uncharacterized protein LOC112325464 isoform X2 produces the protein MQERKWESDTGFSLRCMKRQISSTVTTHIPQTVRSRTVIMFFLMYSGGHAVRNHNHRRSCSQLGSHWNMLRCWRRILTGRMCNGHKLVFGLLEKNTHLLGL